The following proteins are encoded in a genomic region of Actinomadura sp. NAK00032:
- a CDS encoding transposase — translation MTSHDLPSGDGPRTGRPKRRTFSAAYKLRMVEEYDAAEHGDKGALLRREGLYESSVQLWRRQRDAGELTAAGTSRPAAKKEKTPEQAELEQLRKEKARLERQNAAMARKLKQTEAALDIMGKGIALLETMSESADTENS, via the coding sequence ATGACCAGCCACGATCTTCCTTCCGGTGACGGGCCGCGGACCGGCCGGCCCAAGCGGCGGACCTTCAGTGCCGCCTACAAGTTGCGGATGGTCGAGGAGTACGACGCGGCCGAGCATGGCGACAAGGGCGCACTGCTGCGCCGTGAGGGACTTTATGAGTCCAGCGTTCAACTGTGGCGCCGGCAGCGCGACGCCGGTGAACTGACCGCTGCGGGAACGAGCCGCCCGGCCGCCAAGAAGGAGAAGACGCCGGAGCAGGCCGAGTTGGAGCAGTTGCGCAAGGAGAAGGCGCGGCTGGAGCGGCAGAACGCCGCCATGGCCAGAAAACTCAAGCAGACCGAGGCCGCCCTGGACATCATGGGAAAAGGTATCGCGCTCTTGGAAACAATGTCCGAGAGCGCGGACACCGAGAATTCGTGA
- a CDS encoding DUF4365 domain-containing protein translates to MTRWKNANPTNLGAAAAAEFALSGYQVFRPLVDDRGVDLLIDRGDGQHLLVQVKSSRLNYVFMRKKVFPLDDFRALALLVYPPDSEQPELFVIPAAAWRTPAPPLVSRDYDKPGLKSPPEWGVNFSRTWRSQLAPWRMKPGDLLPTAFESTSPS, encoded by the coding sequence ATGACACGATGGAAGAACGCGAACCCCACGAATCTGGGCGCTGCGGCCGCTGCGGAGTTCGCGCTGTCGGGCTACCAGGTATTCCGGCCACTGGTCGACGATCGTGGCGTCGACCTGCTTATCGACCGAGGCGACGGCCAGCACCTACTTGTCCAAGTCAAGTCCAGCCGCCTGAACTACGTGTTCATGCGCAAGAAGGTCTTCCCCCTGGACGACTTCCGCGCGCTGGCTCTGCTGGTGTACCCACCCGACAGCGAGCAACCAGAGCTCTTTGTCATCCCCGCAGCCGCGTGGCGTACCCCTGCCCCACCCCTGGTATCCCGCGACTACGACAAGCCGGGGCTCAAATCCCCGCCGGAGTGGGGTGTGAACTTCTCCAGGACGTGGCGGTCGCAACTCGCCCCCTGGCGAATGAAGCCCGGCGATCTCTTGCCCACGGCCTTCGAGTCGACGTCGCCCAGCTGA
- a CDS encoding NACHT domain-containing NTPase codes for MRGLGRFDRTQRLTAAHQIIVLTGYFEALSGVEPPIDLRELRLVQLATGQDVSGERLRALASILNDSDVPEVSDPKLEEFYASLSERLIGYLEARGPLGVGVRETLQQRIPVAAVRQYEQHLRQLAGQFPEVAFWAGRHDNRTTQMGLAGLQETLDHIASGRAPDERRQALARRYRRILDRPVLAAGDVPEGLALPSLAEAYVNPAYRSYSVGPSDRIDDESFWNPIPVGEDLQSFLISYLTSLRVAEGPLIVLGQPGSGKSLLTQVLAARLPVTDFLAVRVVLREVPADTDLQSQIEFAIRDATGDHLTWPALARASSGAMPVLLLDGFDELLQATGVGQTDYLEQIARFQEREADQGRPVAVIITSRTAVADRARIPRSGAVAVRLEPFDEARVDRWLTVWNAVNTPHLAARGLRPLPLDAVLKQPACAEQPLLLLMLALYDAADNALQRHSEALDEADLYERIIMAFAEREVRKSHPELNPAELGAAVEEELLCLSVAAFAMFNRGRQWASEEELTADLAALLEMSAPHAAGFAKASSPAQTVISRFFFIHQAQAVRADLRLTTCEFLHATFGEFLIARLIARELADLAAVLSVSTSRTRRPADDGFLRALLSFAPLTLRGKVVEFLTGLITAHSPQLCELLLDGFRTAHDAQRDWGQENYEPVRLGAPARCAALSANLLLLLLLPGSRLTARALFPDATFPVEDWRRHTLLWRTQFKTEGWRNLVATLRLDRIWNGDERDILISSCPGGWDPPPLDGRWLSNTPPGATYIGWRRMSTRELRRESYFACDLGQDYAWHGIEPLIINLDRDPDDAVNEGLTEFGVLSTNSIALSVAHTMIHMWLKSGEGANPDELQRAYRECVEAIERGRQQEATRSRNTHYSRVLRQLAADADRLPKSFRAELLEIFRRSGLLDVSSPHIEAWAAHAFGDLDQD; via the coding sequence ATGCGCGGGCTCGGCCGCTTCGACCGTACCCAACGGCTCACCGCAGCCCACCAAATCATCGTGCTGACCGGGTACTTCGAGGCGCTGAGCGGCGTCGAGCCGCCCATCGACCTGCGCGAGCTGAGGTTGGTACAGCTCGCCACTGGTCAGGATGTCTCGGGCGAACGTCTTCGCGCGCTCGCGAGCATTCTCAACGACAGCGACGTGCCGGAGGTCTCGGACCCCAAGCTGGAGGAGTTCTACGCGAGCCTGAGCGAGCGACTGATCGGCTACTTGGAGGCTCGGGGACCGCTTGGCGTCGGCGTGCGGGAGACTCTGCAGCAACGCATCCCGGTCGCGGCAGTACGGCAGTATGAGCAGCATCTACGTCAACTCGCGGGCCAGTTCCCCGAGGTGGCGTTCTGGGCCGGTCGACACGACAACCGGACGACCCAGATGGGCCTGGCCGGCCTGCAGGAAACCCTTGATCACATCGCGTCCGGACGAGCGCCAGACGAGCGTCGCCAAGCCCTCGCCCGGCGGTACCGCCGGATTCTCGATCGTCCGGTCCTCGCCGCCGGAGACGTCCCCGAAGGGCTCGCATTGCCTTCGCTCGCTGAGGCGTACGTCAATCCGGCGTACCGCAGCTACTCTGTCGGTCCGTCCGACCGCATCGATGATGAGAGCTTCTGGAACCCGATCCCGGTCGGGGAGGACCTGCAGAGTTTCCTGATCTCGTATCTCACCTCGCTGCGCGTGGCCGAGGGCCCGCTGATCGTGCTCGGACAGCCGGGATCGGGCAAATCACTTCTCACCCAGGTCCTCGCGGCCCGCCTACCTGTGACCGACTTCCTCGCGGTGCGGGTCGTGCTGCGAGAGGTTCCCGCCGACACCGACCTTCAATCGCAAATCGAGTTCGCGATCAGGGACGCCACCGGCGACCATCTGACCTGGCCGGCGCTTGCCCGCGCCAGCAGCGGCGCCATGCCCGTCCTGTTACTGGACGGTTTCGACGAGTTACTTCAGGCCACGGGTGTGGGGCAAACCGACTATCTGGAACAGATCGCGCGGTTCCAGGAGCGTGAGGCCGACCAGGGACGACCAGTCGCGGTGATCATCACCAGCCGAACAGCGGTGGCGGACCGCGCGCGCATCCCCCGTAGCGGTGCGGTTGCAGTGCGGCTAGAGCCCTTCGACGAGGCGCGGGTCGACCGCTGGCTGACTGTCTGGAACGCTGTCAACACCCCGCATCTCGCCGCGCGCGGCCTGCGTCCCCTACCTCTCGACGCCGTGTTGAAACAACCTGCCTGCGCCGAACAGCCACTGTTGCTGCTGATGCTGGCTCTCTACGACGCGGCTGACAACGCGCTCCAGCGGCACAGCGAAGCACTCGATGAGGCCGATCTGTACGAACGGATCATCATGGCCTTCGCCGAGCGTGAGGTTCGGAAGTCTCATCCAGAACTGAACCCAGCAGAGCTGGGCGCTGCCGTCGAAGAGGAACTGCTGTGCCTCTCCGTAGCGGCCTTCGCCATGTTCAATAGAGGCCGACAATGGGCCAGCGAGGAAGAACTGACGGCCGATCTCGCTGCTCTCCTCGAGATGTCTGCTCCACATGCCGCTGGCTTCGCAAAAGCATCCTCTCCGGCACAGACGGTCATCAGCCGGTTCTTCTTCATTCACCAAGCCCAAGCCGTCCGTGCCGACCTTAGACTCACCACCTGCGAGTTCTTACACGCGACGTTCGGTGAGTTCCTCATAGCCCGACTGATCGCGCGGGAACTTGCCGACCTGGCCGCCGTCCTCTCCGTGTCCACTTCGCGCACCAGGCGGCCAGCCGACGACGGTTTCCTGCGTGCTCTGCTGTCGTTCGCGCCGCTGACCCTACGCGGGAAGGTGGTCGAGTTCCTCACCGGTCTCATCACCGCTCACAGCCCACAATTGTGCGAGTTGCTGCTGGACGGCTTTCGCACGGCGCACGACGCCCAGCGCGACTGGGGACAAGAGAACTACGAACCCGTTCGCCTCGGCGCACCGGCCCGCTGCGCCGCGCTCTCGGCTAACCTGCTGCTTCTGCTACTTCTTCCAGGAAGCCGGCTCACAGCCCGCGCACTCTTCCCGGACGCCACCTTCCCAGTGGAAGACTGGCGCCGCCACACCCTGCTCTGGCGGACCCAGTTCAAGACCGAAGGATGGCGGAACCTAGTCGCCACGCTACGGCTGGACCGAATCTGGAACGGCGATGAGAGAGACATCTTGATCTCCTCCTGCCCCGGTGGCTGGGACCCGCCCCCGCTCGACGGACGTTGGCTGTCCAACACCCCACCTGGCGCGACCTATATCGGCTGGCGAAGGATGAGCACCCGCGAGTTGCGCAGGGAAAGCTACTTCGCCTGCGACCTGGGACAGGATTACGCCTGGCACGGTATCGAGCCACTGATCATCAATCTCGACCGGGATCCCGACGACGCAGTGAACGAGGGGCTCACCGAGTTCGGCGTCCTCTCCACAAACTCCATCGCGCTATCGGTTGCGCACACGATGATTCATATGTGGCTCAAGTCAGGTGAAGGCGCTAACCCTGATGAGCTCCAACGGGCATATCGTGAGTGTGTAGAGGCGATCGAGCGAGGACGTCAGCAGGAAGCAACACGCAGCAGAAACACCCATTATTCGCGAGTGCTGCGGCAACTTGCCGCCGATGCCGACCGTCTCCCCAAAAGCTTCCGCGCTGAACTGCTGGAGATCTTTCGTCGCAGCGGACTCCTTGACGTTTCCAGCCCCCACATTGAGGCCTGGGCGGCACATGCTTTCGGCGACCTCGATCAAGACTGA
- a CDS encoding IS256 family transposase: protein MAVDNSVDPAGWLAEQIGVCEPDVLRSMVKTMAEALMSAEADAVCGADYGTRSEDRVNRRNGYRVRDWDTRAGTVELAIPKLRSGSYFPEWLLERRRRAEQALVSVVATSYLLGVSTRRVDKLVEQMGIKGISKSQVSEMSKVLDAQVAAFRNRPLESGPYAFVWVDALTQKVREGGRIVNVHVLVATGVNADGHREILGVEVTSAEDGAGWLAFLRGLVARGLSGVQMVISDAHRGLVEAIGSTLPGAGWQRCRTHYLRNLLTRVPKSAQPWVATLVRTIFDQPAAEEVHAQHARVVASLEAKHPDAAEHLDQARPDLLAFTGFPRQLWRQIWSNNPQERLNKEIRRRTDVVGIFPDRAAIVRLVGAVLMEQTDEWTEARRYMGPECLAKARLRVIDGTTPDPATEQQELTA from the coding sequence ATGGCCGTGGACAACAGTGTGGACCCTGCGGGGTGGCTGGCCGAGCAGATCGGGGTGTGTGAGCCCGATGTGTTGCGGTCGATGGTCAAGACGATGGCCGAGGCCCTCATGTCGGCGGAGGCGGACGCGGTCTGCGGCGCCGACTACGGGACCCGCTCAGAGGACCGGGTGAACCGCCGCAACGGCTACCGGGTCCGGGACTGGGACACCCGCGCCGGCACCGTGGAGTTGGCGATCCCGAAGCTGCGGTCGGGGTCCTACTTCCCCGAGTGGCTGCTGGAGCGGCGTCGCCGGGCCGAGCAGGCCCTGGTCTCGGTGGTGGCCACCTCCTATCTCCTGGGGGTGTCGACGCGCAGGGTGGACAAGCTGGTGGAGCAAATGGGCATCAAGGGCATCTCCAAAAGCCAGGTGTCGGAGATGTCCAAGGTGCTGGACGCGCAGGTGGCGGCGTTCCGGAACCGGCCGTTGGAGAGCGGCCCGTATGCGTTCGTGTGGGTGGACGCCCTGACTCAGAAGGTCCGTGAGGGCGGCCGGATCGTGAACGTGCATGTGCTGGTGGCCACCGGGGTCAACGCCGACGGGCACCGCGAGATCCTCGGGGTCGAGGTCACTTCGGCCGAGGACGGAGCCGGCTGGCTCGCCTTCCTGCGCGGGCTCGTCGCGCGCGGCCTGTCGGGCGTCCAGATGGTGATCTCCGATGCGCATCGGGGCCTGGTCGAGGCGATCGGGTCGACGCTGCCGGGCGCGGGCTGGCAGCGGTGCCGGACGCATTACCTGCGCAACCTGCTGACCAGGGTGCCCAAGTCGGCGCAGCCGTGGGTGGCGACGCTGGTGCGGACCATCTTCGACCAGCCCGCCGCCGAGGAGGTCCATGCCCAGCACGCACGGGTCGTCGCCTCGCTGGAGGCCAAGCACCCCGACGCGGCCGAGCACCTGGACCAGGCCAGACCCGATCTGCTGGCCTTCACCGGCTTCCCGCGCCAGCTCTGGCGGCAGATCTGGTCCAACAACCCGCAGGAGCGCCTGAACAAGGAGATCCGCAGGCGCACCGACGTGGTCGGGATCTTCCCCGACCGGGCCGCGATCGTCCGCCTGGTCGGCGCGGTGCTGATGGAGCAGACCGACGAATGGACCGAGGCCCGCCGCTACATGGGCCCGGAATGCCTCGCCAAAGCCCGGCTGCGCGTCATCGACGGCACCACACCCGACCCCGCTACCGAGCAGCAGGAACTCACCGCTTAA